ATAAAAATCCTCTAATTCGCAATATAAACAATTCTCTGACATAGGCAATTCCCCTGAGTCTACATCAgtccaaggaaaacaaagaatagAAGCTGTTTCTTacttccttttaaatatttgatcaTTATGGACAAACTTCTGCCCTGATTAACAGCAGCTGAAAGCCTTACtcaaagtaattatttttgagaCAGAATTTGGATCactgatttttctctcatttgtaATGTTACTTTGCACAGTAACTAAACTAGCACGTAATTTAGGCTGTGTAAACAAGAGAATGGTTGTCTGAATTGTTCTACAACAACATGtaatgtatttctcttttttgtacTAGAAACAAAAGCACATAAATCCTGCTTTACAGGATTTGAGATTGAAAGTGCACTGGCAAAAGAAGAGCTATGTGCCTTATTAAGCAAATGTACCAAAACTGAGGAAACAGCTTACAAGTACGAATTATAGCAATATTAATAATGTTTTGCAGTGATACAGTACTAATTCCAAGGGCATTGCAACTTGTATTCCCATTTAGAGTTTGTGTTAATGGAGTGTGTTGACAAAAGCCCTTATCCAACAGTATTGTGAACGGGAGAGCTCTGGGTACATGCCCAGCCCTTTAGCTCCCTGCGGGATCATGCTGCTTTCCTTGTACCTGGGAGCTGTGAGACTGTGCCACCAGAGAGCACTCTGCTATTTCTCCATGGATTCCTTACCTGTCTCTGTCTTTAAGGCCTTATtttattcagtctttttttctaTGATACAGTAGAACTCATGTGGTTGTTGTGATTCCACTGGAATTTccattttgctgttgttgtccTGTGTGCACCCTGTGTGCAGCCCTTCCTAGGCCTGACTAATCTGATCTGGGACCTTCACCCCACCTGTGGCCCAGAAATCTCTTTTAAGCTCAGGCCCAATCCTGTGGTCCCTTGTGAGAGTGATGTTGTAGAGGTGCTGGCCTACACTCTTGTCTCCTGGGTGAACTTGAGATCTGTGCTGTGGTTGTCTGGGGCAGCTGACATTCCTTAACTGGCCCATGACCTGGAATACCTGCTGCTGAAAATAGATTGTGATATATGGCTACCAAACTGTCCTGTTTCTGCTATTCCTGACATATTTaccttttttcactttttaaaaaaataatgtaattctGTATTGCAGTAGGCTAAAATCTGTGTCAGAAAAAAGGAGGCAATAAATGGCTTATTTAGTGTGAGAATATTTTGCTTAATGTCATcttgttttctctgaaatttccTCTACCCTTCTGAATTTCTAGCCTTGTCATTGTGGACTGGATTCTTGTATTAAAGTACTTTTGaactggaaaacaaatccaTCCTCCTTAATTACAATGCAATTTAAAAGctagatttatttaaaatattggaaATCAGCAGCCTTATCTCCAAACAGAGCTCAAAcacagctttttcatttttgctgaaATGTTCTTCAGATCAAAGTAGCaccttaatatttttaagtttaCTCACAGAACTGAGTTATGGATACTTCTTAATAATTTAATAGGGTGTATAATAAATGTTCTTTAACCATTGCAGCAGAAAGGTTAGGAAACTACTCATTAATTACTTTTGCAGCTTGTTAATTTTAGCATAATTTTAAAGAGATCTCACAGTAGTCCTGTCAGTACCCTTACAGAGGCATGTAATAAACCAAACCACATAACTATCCCAACAGAATAAAAATCCAATACATGGCTGCAGGAATTTCTAGACAAGGAGAAAAACTCCTAAATTAAAAACACTTCAGTGGAAGCTGTCCCCATGAATAAGCTGTTCAGCCCTGCTTACAGAATGAAATGTTGAGGCACCAGAACAAAATTCCAAACCAGTCTCCAAGCAGTTCTGTAGTGTAGGTTTTTCAGTGCCTGCCTTTCTTCCTATTTGTGTGACATTGCTGAAACCGCTGCAAGAAATGGAATAGACTTTGATGGTTTGATGGTGTGTATTTGAATAAGTAATGCACTGTGGTAGGTGTCAAATTAGCTctgttatttgttttcttgctctgtAACTATGGGCAAGCCATCTTACTTGGGTGTGCCTCTGTTGCTTCCCAACCTATTAACTTTATGAtctctgtttaaaaaagaaaaaaaaaggggggaatcTTAAGTGACAGTGAAACAGCTTTaagctgtttgttttgctgaCAGGCTGACTTGCTATTTCATCTCTGATATTGTTCTAATTTCCTCTCAAATTCATCATTCTTCCCCATCACTCTGGCATTATTTTTCCAAGCACCTGGATGTATATAAATCTTATGACCATCACTGTCAGTCCCTGATCTTTTTTCCCAGGCTAATAGCGTCATTGTGAGATTGAAACTTTTGTTATGGCTAATCCCCAAATTCTTTCAGCAGCAGTATTTAAGGAGAAACTACAAAAGCTGTTCTTCATCtaggtgctttatttttttgttaatatatgACAAAACAGGTTTATTATCAATCAGACAGGCAGCATGTAGCATTGCTTAACATAAAAACACTTCCTTAGTCTTGGCCTTTTATGTGCTGGTGAATAAAAAGCTCCTTTTCCTCAAACTGTGTCTGATTCAGATTAGCAATACAGTGAAGAGAAGTTTATAACCTGCTAAGGAATTTTCTTGGCTACAggcaaaagaaaggaagagctgACAGAACTAGAGTTGCACTGTTCTGCTCCTTACTATCAACTTGCAAATAGAAAGggctgagaaaaaaaggagggtcTTGGCATTGTGGATTTACAGCTCTTCTGTTTCACCACTTATTGGCACGTTGACTGCAGTCTGGTACTCTGAGAAGTCTCCTGAAGGCATCCAAGGTATTGGGGTTCTGTTGAAGGAGGGTCTTTTGCTGAAATTTTGATTATATATCATGAGAGATTCAGGGAGCAAAGGGCAGATGTCAAACTGAGGCACTTTGAAGGTCATCCGTTTGGCTGCTTTTTCATAACCCCCATAAGGCATGGCAGTCCTGGCATGGGGGAATACATGGAGTTAGCAAACACAGCATAGATGAACAACAggatttataaaataaatagtcAAAGTTAGCAAGATTCTAAATTTTGCTACTGTTGCAGTTGACTGGCCAACAAATCCTTCATGAGAACATAGATGTATCCATTGCCTATGTACTAAAATTTATGTAAACACACACATATGCTGCTGTGCACTTCACCCTTGTTGCATCAATCTCCATCAAACCATACACCTTTCACACCTGTTAGTATTCTTGAAATGTAGCAGGCAGAGGCTGCATTATTGCAGAAATGAGTGGGATGTGAGTTTGCCCTTGGTACTGATGTCTTGAGGCTATGGAGGTGGGTGGCAAAATTATGCAGAGAGGTTAACAAAAAATTGTTGCTGCCCTagaaatatttgtaaaactTTCAGTGCTtatcagaaacagcagcaacatCTTGATTTGTATATGAAATGCTGTGAAGTATCTGACTGCTGATCGTAAGTATTTTTCCTGACCTCCTGAATTTCAAAGGGTTGCAGTAAAAAACAGTGGCAAGCTTCATCTTCTGGTCAAAtagggagagaaagaaaggcaaACAGGATTAAAGTCCCCTTATACAACTGCATAGGTTTTCTGTGCATAATCTGAATTAAAATCTCTAGCTCTTAATGCATTTTGTCTTTGTAGTCTTCCAGTCATCCACTGGACACTGTGCTAAGCAAAATGACATGCAACTAAAACTTCTTTACAGTGCTGAAGACAGGAGGGCTACGGTCAGGCATTACTGTGTTTTCTCTTGCTAAATAAACTGCATGGAATGTCTAAGAAGACTTACCGGTTAAAAGACTTGTAATGGGGAAAATCAGGTTTGGGGCTGTATGACAGTAAGTCCGTGCAGAACTGACTTTTGTCCTCAGGACTGATACCCATTGCTCGTTCCCAAGGGGAAATATAAGTTTTAAATATAGTAACTTTTTTGCCTCCTGACTTTCCATCTGTAAACAGAGGAAGGTAAAGCAGTCTAGTTAGATGGCACTCTAACTGCATTGTGCTTCTGTATTCTGCTAAACTGAAGTTGAGGCACCAGCTTTGTTTCCAGATTCTGTAAACCCTACATCAATGCAAGCTTTTATGGTtagatttctattttaaaaaaacaatcatAAACCACTTCTGTCCTTATCCACAAAAGCAGACAGTACCACAGTCTAAGAGCCACTCATCCAGAAATTTGCAttaaagcatttatttgaaagctagcttttcattcttctttttgtttgctcATATAGAAAGAACCAAAGACCTCACCTCATCATCTCTTCCACTAACAGGGGGGATCTTTATGTGAGGAAAGATGCTatataatttcttaatttactTCATTTTCTGTCACATCATAGCAGACATGACATGGCATTTCCTTTGTGATTACATGAACAGACATTCATCTTTTTACGCTTCTGAACTGGAATGTTAGAGACAAGTCTGGCTCAATCACCTCAGGGTGGCTAAAAGCAATTTGCAAATATTATGTCCTATCTCACTGGAAGTTAAAATCCTATCAGTGACTAGAGCTGCACTTTGTTGTAAAGTCAGACACTTGATTGCTAGAAGTTTTAGATTAGCTTCTAGCTTCTCCATTAAGCAAATGAGTTTAGACAAGGGATTTCATTctgcatttcccttcccttcccttcccttcccttcccttcccttcccttcccttcccttcccttcccttcccttcccttcccttcccttcccttcccccagctgTGTATAATACCACCTTGCTGGCAAAAGCATAAGTTTTGTGTTGATATGTAGCTGACTTATTATGTTTTCATCCTTCATAAACCTTAAAACTGCTGAACAATGACATCTGCTTAGTTTGATTACGACACATGAGAATAATAGGTTAATGGAGAGAGACATTCTGGAACTTTCAGGTGATAGATATTGTGTAGAAACAAATCCTTATGAAGCAGGTGGCAAAGAATTAACACTATTATCTGAATCTTTCTTCTTTATCACTCCTCCTTTATTTATCTTGCTTATTTCAAGCCATGCCAAGTCTTGGGGTTTCCTGTTTTCAGGGAATTGCAGTCATTTACAAgaatctcattttcattttaaaaaaccaccaaaaaacaaacaaaaaaaaatcaccagctACTCCCCTCTTTCTTTGTGAAGTATTTTAACTAAGCAGTTTACCAGCAAATTGATTGCTAGGGTTGAAACATAAAAGCAGCTGTCATCTGTCTCTGCAGAGAAAGTTATAGGATGATATTAatcctccttctccctgcacACGCAGGAtaacaatgaagaaaaatctcCTATAAGAAGACTATAAGAGTCTATACAGATTGCTTTTTCACAGGAAATGTAAAAGCTGATTTTGATATAAAATGCACATTATTCCagaatgtaaatgaaaaaacTTGGATTTTACAAGTCATTTGTTTGGATACTCAAGGCAGTTATTACTGGTTCCCAAGcaaatttgatttctttgtaAAAACCTATAGGGACTGATGATTTCATCTGCTGATTCTTGTACTAGGCATTTGTTTCTAGAGATTTCTGaccaaaataaacagaagataaaattaGGCAAAGACTAAATTGAATTAAAACTACTTTTACTCACAAAGATATTGCCTCAGTGGCCCAGTGGTGGTTACCAGATAACTTTTAGAAATATTGCTGTTCCTTTCTGAAGATTATCCACAAAGTGTTCTTCGTTTAGGTAGGAGTTTTGATTTGAAATCATGGCTCGGATATTCAAGTCTGATACTCAGATCTGACTTCCGATCTAAAGAGTTAATACCACTGTCTCCAGTAGTGGTCAGTGTGAAACCCTTGAAAGGAAGGCATGGCATAGCTGTACTGGCCTACTGCTGTCTcagcctcagcagctcagcaggtAAGTTTCCTGTAATTTCTGTGGTCCAGTCAAGGAAGGTATTTCTGCCTCCTGCCTGTGGCTGAGCAACACAGAAGCATACAACCCAAACCATCAAGCTAAAAGCAATTTAGCTCTTCTAGACTTTACatgggaattttgtttggaaGAATCCAGTTGTTAGATTAATTTGCCCTTAAAAGTAGCTTGGCATGTGGTCTGATAGCTTTAGTTTCTTGTTCTTGCAGAGAAATACTTGCCTTTGTCAGTACCATCACCTCCTTCTCCAGCACTTCCAGATGATTTCCCTGCGTGCTCCCCTTCACCGTCTCTAGCGCCTCCTCTGCTGCCCGGCCTAGGAGGGACCCCGGGATGCTGCTGCGAGCCCGAGCCCGAGCCCGAGCCGTAGCCGTGCTGCCCAGCCGGCACTCCTCCTACCATCCGCCCCTGGGCATAGCCCTGAGCATCTTCCCCATAATGCCCTCCTGGTGGGATGAACTTCTGAAAGTGATCCTAGGGGAGGAGAACAGAGAGCGGTTGAATCCCTGTTACAGGATATGGTCTATTCGTGTTTGCAGGGTTGGCTCCCACAATGTGAACTGCTGAGTCTCTGCGATCTGGCCGGTTCTGTGTCTCTGTTACAAAGCCAGTGGCAGAACTTCATGTGGGttattcccttttttcagtACAGCAGCTGATGTGGAACAGCAGACGTGGCAATGGAAGCACACACACCTCATAGTCATTTCATGTGATCAGGGTGTTTTTGTCCCCAACAATGATGACTATGAAAtaaaagaggaggggaaaggaaatttAGCTTTTGCCAGAGCAAGTAAAAGTCCAAACAGAGATAACATTGGCTAACCTGTGGGAAAGCAGGCTGGGCAAGAAAAAGGAAGTGTCAAAGTTAACATAACCTCAGCTGGATTGCAGTGTGGGAATTGTTACCAGCCACCAGAACAGCAGGGTATCTGTGACAACATAAAAGCCAGGGAGATGTCTGCCTTTTTGCCTGTTGTCTGTATATACGAAGGTCTTCCTGGGGAGGAGTATTTACATGATGAGAAAAAGTGAAGAGATAGCAgcctgggaaaacagaaaatacttcttGGAGACTACAAGGGGTAAATgacaaaaaggaagaattttgttTGTAGCAGTATCTGAATTAGCAAACCAAATCTAACCAGCAAcagggtgaaaaaaagaaaaaagaaaaaagaaaaaaaaaagaaaagtgtatCCATCAGTAAAATTAAGTTGGTCTTATTTTTCAGACCATTCACTTTCCCTTGTCCAGGCAAGAAGGCACAATTTCTGCAGTATGTAGTAAAAGAGCAAACAATCCATGCAGGATTTATAGACCTTGTGGTGTACATTTTGACACAATATCCTGTCTTTGCACGCAGAAACTTTAATAAATGCTTGTGTGAAATAGAAACTGATATAGTatgttcagaaaaatattttacatattggTCATAAGTGACTTCAAAACTCAACTCTTATCAGACTTGAAAAGGTATCTCTTGTGTAGTACATCCCATACAAAGTAATCTGTGTATATATCACATATAACCTTATATATCGCATATAGCCTTTTCTGTTGGACTAGGAGATTGGCTGTTAGATGCACAAAGAGGCAACAAATACACATGAATGACATTGAATGAATCTGTGGTTCCTTATGCTGCAATTCTACCTGTATAAATTAATCTCAGGCAGCCTCAGAGATGGTTCTCAAAGGGTTAAGGCTTTCTCAGGGCTCTTACACCTAGCACTGTTTAGCAAAAAGAAGCTTTCCAGGCTGTAAACAGGCTTCCAAGGCCAGCTGTTCAGTCAGCTAAAAATAGTCAAGAAGTGAAAACCCCACAAGGCTCAAGGCAGAATTAGCTaaccctctgctccctgtgtcTCCCACAACAGTGTCCAGGGTTTCACAGCAGGTCACCAGGCTGCAACCCAGGCAGgcagccagctgcaggctgaagtggcagagctggtgccCCCAGGGCCTTTAGGGACTGTCTGTCCTTCTCCTAGCTGCAGGGAATTCCCTTTTTAGGAACAGAGGAGATAATGTTCCCGTGAATGTCAGGAAGCACTGAGAGGGGAGAGGATTGTGAGCATTAAACTGTACACAGGAGCTAACAGGGCAATCTGCTCAATTATGCGTGGCAGCTATGTAACTGTAAAAAGGCAAACTGAAAAAGGGCATTTTGAGGGCTAGGGGTCAGAATGaggttattttcaaaatgttaataTATATGCGAGGGTAATGTTTCTGCTGATTTGCGCACTACTTTCAGAACAGAATTtgcatctgttttctttcaagtttcACCCATGCTGTGTGCCCTTTCTGagaattaaatgtttatttttcctttcctgtggtTACTTACATGCCTCTCcttcaacagaagaaaaagtcaCAAAGCATCAGCATAACATGAGCTGCAGTAAAATGGGCTGGTTTGTTTCTGCTCACTGCGGTATTTGATGTGACTAGGGAGGGGCATCATTGTCATCTGgtgttattttaaattgcagTGTTATCACTAAGTAGGAATGAAGTTTCTCTGGAACAGAAGGTCTCTATCAGGAAAGCCACTCCTAAATCTTATTTAGCTGCAAATTAAATTAGTTTGATTTGCCTTAAGCTAGTCCATGATTCTTCATGGGCCTGCTGAGAAAACATCTGATCTACTAAAGTAGACAGCTTCATTCAGTCCCTGCAATACCCCAATCTACCCACCTGCtagaacaaaaatataatttcctttaGTTTTGGCCACTCCAATTGTTTGTCTTAGCTCAATTTAACATGAGGCAAAGGGAAATTAATCTTTTTGAAAGATTTGCCAAGACAGTGGAGCTCAGGAATGACAGCCTCAAGCAGGAGTCTCAACATAGTCAAAGCTGCATGGGTACAGCTTTGTTTCCAGTACTTACAGCACACCTCTGGTTAGAGTTTTGGGGCTCACACTGAGGAGAATGCATGCCTTGGGCCACTGCTAACAGCATATGGAGCTTTTACATATACGCATATTCACACCATAAAACCAGCCTCTCAGTTAGTATTGATGGACCATGTAGTCCAGGAATGCCAACTGAGATGGCTGACAACCTTCTGTTGGGTCAGGGGACAGatcacacagctcctctgtctGTGCATTGTTGGAGGTAGTGAGTATTATCAGTCCCTGGGCATCCCTAAATCCACTCTAATAAGAGAACACTTGTTTCAAGTTCACGTGATGAGTCCCCTGGGTTGGCTAAACAAATTGGGCTCGTGTCTTTGAAGTCCTTAGTGCTAGCAAGcgcctgctcctgcaggctgaGTGCTTAGATGGACAAATTCTGAATTCCCTAGAGCATGTGCCTAATAAAAACTAGATAATGAAAGATGATCCAACTAATGGAGCTGAGATCTCTATGTATCCCAAGGCCCTGACGTCACTGCAGCAGTCCCCAGGAGAGACACtgtgtgctcccttcagctccttgctgtgccCTAAAGAAAATGATTGAGGCCACCAAATGTGTTTCTATTTCCACCTCCTGATAAAGAGCTCCCCAAATGTTTGATGCCTATGTAGTTACTAACACTTCTGAAGTTACTGAACTGTGCTGTCTCTGTGGCAGCCACTCAAGTGCTCCTTAATGGTGGGATGGGAGATTTAAAATTCAGACACTTGGAGAGTCTCATAGAGTGCCTGCTGTTTTTATCCAAGCGTGGGCCTCAGTCCTTCATATGGAACTGCATAGCCTTAAACCTATGACTCACTTTTTaagaaaggatgaaaataagAAGCTCTTGAAACATCTtacactatttttttaaaacttgttaCCCCAAGAGGCACAGCAAGTTGAGCTTCTGCTTTCTATTTCCAGGTCCATTTCTGACTTGCTGTTTAATCTTAGGCAGAATATTCTTTTGCCTCTGTGCCTGAATTTACCCATCTAAATAATAGGAATTTTTATCTAATGCTACCCAAAATTAGATATAtcttatttgtatattttatatcATCTTTGCCACATTTTCTTTGTGGATGAAAGAAATTGTGTTTCAGAATTTCAGTCCAGAGTTTTCTCACAGTGCTCCAACAAATTGCTATGGAATATAAAAGgctcttttttttcatgttactCTGCTTTTTCCACACCAGTCACTTCTTGAATAAGAATGCATCAGACTCCATGTTCATTCTTACACAGCTTTGAGTATGGTGGGACCTCTATGTCTCGTACACCAATCCAGCTCCAGTGCAGCAAGGCTTATTTTGTTAAAGAAGCTACAATCTCACCTGGCTTGTTCCACCTAGGTCATAACCTGAGACTTGTATCTTAGCCTGCAATTATCCTGTAATGTTTGTTCAAGAGGTTTAACATTCCATGCAGAACAGAACTCctagaaaaaattatttccctaaCATTTCCCCTTTAATCTTATCCCCACTGATCTTGATTGACATTCATCTAAGTACATTAAGGAGCATACAGAGCCATCAGTGCACGCTCCTGTAATAAATCAAGCAGCTGCATGATAACATCTTTGTTTCTCCATGGTTGCTTTCCTTCAGACACTGTATCATGCCTGGTTATTTATCATGTAAGATCTCTGGGGCAGGTTGGTTGTGTACTGCTGTCTGCTGTGAAGCATCGCTTTTGGTTTGTAACATAATCacttccattttcttcctgctatttctgcctgctctgagtTCTTGTCCAGCACCAAATAGAGTACTGAGTAACTCCTGCCATTATCCAGAAGAGCAGTAATCCAATTCTTTTGACTTCTCAGATTTTGTTTCACAGTTGGCATCAGCTTAAAAGAGACCTCTTAACCTGAAGTCCAGCAGAAATTGCCAACacatttcagtttgttttcataCAAGCTTTACCAGGATTGGaagctgcatttatttaaaCTTATGGATGAGTGTAAGAAAGCACCAAGGTGGGGATTTTAGTTGTGGGTCAGTGTGGTTTTTGAGGTACTACTGCTCATAATTGTCTGTTTAGATATTGGTTATTTCACTTTCCTAATCGTCTTAATTTAAGATCTGATAATAAAACATagaagggagggggaaaaaggaaggtGTCCTACATGTAACCCAAATCAAGCCACAGGTTTCAACTAGCAGAAGGACTATATTTAAGGATTCTTACTGGAAGAAAGACAGAGTAATGGCAACACCCAAGACACATAACTATGGCTTTGTTTTCAGCTTCCCCTTAATGCCTGGCAGCAAGGTGCTAGAAAGCTTCCACTTGATGACAGCAAGGTCTTAAACACAGGTTCGAAAGCAGAGGTGGGATCTCAAAAGGAGTTAAGGCAGTAATGAGTGAGACTGGAGGGCTAAGAAATATTGTTTCACATGATCTTAAAGTGTTTGAGGCCAAACAAGTTTTAGCATTATGAAGGAAAGGTCTGTGAACTGCTGATCTGTTAACTGCTGAACAGTGAAGTGGGATTTAGGAGACCCAAGACAAGACTGAGACCCTGTCTGTGATTTTGGGTGACTCATTAATCTACCCCATGCTTCAGTTTCACTGTTAAAAAATGAATGTAGTGATTTCCCTCATTCTCTAGTTGGCCAGATGATACAGTAATAGAGCACATAGCAAGATAGGATTTCATCATGGCCTTTAGTCAGTAATAAATTATATCTTGCAGCTCTACAATGCAATTGAAAACATCCTTGGAGACATGGAGAGAATCACAGTTCCTGTGGGTGGTACAGCCTGGGGTGAGGAGAAGAAATCCTACATCTGACAGGGTTCAGAAGAACCCAGcttttccagcacagcaccaaaCAAGGAGGATGTTGCCCAAATTCTCTGTTTGGCAGGATATGGGTGTCAAACTCACCCCTGCCTCAAAAACTTCCCCTTGTACTGTATATTTGCCAGCAAAGAGAGACACAGTATTGAAAACAGCTCCACAGTAGGTAGTGCActtcattttcctcctgttgGGAATGGTCAGTCCTGGGGGTTTAGCTACCATTAACATGTAAGTGGATGGGtagagctgcagcagtgacagagtgACAGGTTTTCACTTCTGCATGGAACTGTCTGACATTCATGTACACACAATGTATTTGTTTCCTCTGCTACAAGTGAGGAGAGTGATCTGATTGTCCAGTGTGGATTTTTGgctgaaggaaaaggaggaggagagaagcaGAAGGGTGGCTCAATGACACATGACTGCTGAGATCTTCTCCCTTGTGTGGAAGGTTTATGGCTACAGCACAGGCTATTCTGGAACCCCTTATAtggtttggatttatttttaataacctttctctttgtgtgtttttacaTTACATTATCTTGCTGGTAAACTTCTTTTGTAGGAAAGAAGCAATCCATACTCCATCCCAGACCTGCCTTGCCCTGCTTTCTTAAGTGTGTCTTGAGAATATTTTAAGACAAGACAGTTAAGAAATCTATTATATA
The window above is part of the Catharus ustulatus isolate bCatUst1 chromosome 8, bCatUst1.pri.v2, whole genome shotgun sequence genome. Proteins encoded here:
- the MYOZ1 gene encoding myozenin-1 produces the protein MPLAGTPAPVKRKKSTKLIGKLTHEAMPQETSKLNLGKKISIPRDVMLEELSLLTNKGSKMFKLRQLRVEKFIYENNPDAFADNSVDHFQKFIPPGGHYGEDAQGYAQGRMVGGVPAGQHGYGSGSGSGSQQHPGVPPRPGSRGGARDGEGEHAGKSSGSAGEGGDGTDKDGKSGGKKVTIFKTYISPWERAMGISPEDKSQFCTDLLSYSPKPDFPHYKSFNRTAMPYGGYEKAAKRMTFKVPQFDICPLLPESLMIYNQNFSKRPSFNRTPIPWMPSGDFSEYQTAVNVPISGETEEL